A region from the Brassica napus cultivar Da-Ae chromosome C8, Da-Ae, whole genome shotgun sequence genome encodes:
- the LOC106383419 gene encoding uncharacterized protein LOC106383419, with amino-acid sequence MKINIYASCGLWKSSMNNGWGFLVDEEKGGKLLTLDTSSSFENLKVMVCEDFGIDINMVNIELGYLPSDLINSINSPPVIMTSDRQVRNFLTYVKNKASTQLCVSTQAPNIAEEGTESPNGEEETMESDDSGDMESDDAADMDSEEDIEVPDSEDDKKCDKEKINEDSVCFSLVDVVKKGQSFSSKTLLKAAFEICAMKHNFDYVVARSDKKVWYIRWSDDDCSWRVRAEGLTGSSYFIIKKYVPDHSCAASNRKGSVRTVSAKTVATLIMHKYETAKEGPRSNDIIQYIHMVHGVEISYSLAWDAREYAINAVKGIPEKGYEKIPKYLHMMKEANPGSHTFYERDTKGEFRFLFISFGQSVCGFYAAIRKVIVVDGTFLKSKYKGVLLVATTLDGNSSLYPIAFGVVDSENDLAWNWFMSQLNMVIADDHSLAFVSDRNSSIAKAIARVYPQAHHGICIHHLLNNVVTYFSGKGVAGLVAKASKAYRAADFRKVFTAIFAISPEIGNYLIDTDVRRWARCQFPGYRYDIRTTNPVDSINVALRTPREFPVIPLLDNIREMMTRWFFKRRTLSSKHSKPLTIVAEKKIDRRIEKGKTFKVFPVSDHRFLFQGDTFDCSVNLVRRTCSCGKFDLMKIPCRRAIKPGFSVGI; translated from the coding sequence ATGAAGATTAACATCTATGCTTCATGTGGTTTGTGGAAATCGTCGATGAACAATGGATGGGGATTTCTTGTTGATGAAGAAAAAGGAGGCAAGTTACTTACTTTGGACACAAGTTCAAGCTTTGAAAACCTAAAGGTTATGGTGTGTGAAGACTTTGGAATTGATATAAACATGGTCAATATAGAGCTGGGTTATTTACCTTCCGATTTGATCAATAGCATCAACTCACCACCCGTTATCATGACCAGTGATCGGCAAGTTAGAAATTTTCTTACATATGTAAAGAACAAAGCTTCGACGCAGTTGTGTGTGAGTACTCAAGCCCCTAACATAGCGGAAGAAGGTACTGAGTCTCCTAACGGAGAGGAAGAGACTATGGAGTCTGACGATTCAGGTGATATGGAGTCTGACGATGCAGCTGATATGGATTCAGAAGAAGATATTGAGGTACCTGATAGTGAAGATGACAAAAAGTGTGACAAAGAGAAGATCAATGAAGATAGTGTTTGCTTCTCTTTGGTGGATGTTGTGAAGAAGGGTCAATCATTTAGTTCCAAAACACTTTTGAAGGCAGCATTCGAAATATGTGCAATGAAACATAATTTCGACTACGTGGTTGCCAGATCGGATAAAAAAGTGTGGTACATTCGTTGGTCAGATGATGATTGCAGCTGGCGTGTTCGTGCAGAGGGATTAACAGGGTCAtcatattttatcatcaaaaagTATGTACCTGATCATTCATGTGCTGCATCCAATAGGAAGGGTTCTGTTAGGACAGTTTCAGCAAAAACAGTGGCTACTCTGATTATGCATAAGTATGAAACTGCTAAAGAAGGGCCGAGATCGAATGATATAATCCAGTATATACATATGGTACATGGAGTTGAGATATCCTATTCTTTGGCGTGGGATGCACGTGAATATGCAATCAACGCAGTGAAAGGTATTCCAGAGAAAGGTTATGAAAAAATTCCCAAATACTTGCACATGATGAAGGAAGCTAATCCAGGGTCACACACGTTTTATGAAAGGGATACAAAAGGGGAATTCAGATTCCTCTTCATCTCGTTTGGTCAGAGTGTTTGTGGTTTCTATGCTGCAATTCGAAAAGTTATTGTAGTGGATGGGACGTTTTTGAAGAGCAAATACAAAGGAGTATTACTAGTGGCTACTACATTAGATGGAAACTCGAGTTTATATCCTATTGCCTTTGGGGTTGTCGACTCAGAGAATGACCTCGCGTGGAACTGGTTTATGAGCCAACTTAATATGGTCATTGCTGACGACCATAGTTTAGCTTTTGTGTCTGATAGGAATTCTTCAATTGCTAAAGCTATTGCGAGAGTGTACCCGCAAGCTCATCATGGAATTTGCATTCACCACTTGCTGAATAATGTTGTAACATATTTCAGCGGGAAAGGTGTGGCTGGTTtggttgcaaaggcttctaaagCTTATCGAGCTGCTGATTTTCGTAAGGTGTTCACTGCTATTTTCGCTATTAGTCCTGAAATTGGAAATTATCTCATAGATACCGATGTAAGGAGGTGGGCTCGTTGTCAGTTTCCGGGTTACAGATATGATATTAGGACTACTAACCCTGTGGATTCAATAAATGTTGCTTTGCGTACGCCTAGAGAGTTTCCAGTGATACCTTTGTTGGACAACATTAGGGAAATGATGACTCGATGGTTTTTCAAACGTAGAACTTTAAGTTCTAAGCATTCGAAGCCACTGACCATTGTTGCGGAGAAGAAGATTGACAGAAGGATTGAGAAGGGTAAAACGTTTAAGGTCTTTCCAGTTAGCGATCATAGGTTTTTATTTCAAGGTGACACTTTCGACTGCTCGGTTAACTTGGTCAGACGCACGTGTTCTTGTGGAAAATTTGATCTGATGAAAATCCCATGCAGGCGCGCCATAAAACCAGGCTTCAGTGTTGGAATATGA